The Phormidium yuhuli AB48 DNA window TCTTACCCCGTCGGATCACAGGCTTGACCTCTCGCCAACAGCGAGACCTGACGAAGGCCATCAAACGCGCTAGAATATTGGCACTGTTACCCTTCCTAAACCGAGAAGGCTAGGGTCAATTCTTTCAAGACTCGGTTGACCCGAATCCGCAACCAGAATGTCAACGAAAGCTGAAAGGACCGGCATCCTCCCCCATCGGAGGTGTCGGCTATCAGTGGTTTGTACTCTTCGGCTAGGGAAACCCGACCAAACGCCAAGGCGTTCGACGTAAGAGAGTTTAAGGGCTGGTGGAGAAAGGAAATCTTATCGAATTTCGATTACAGGGTGAGCGGCGGCTAGCCGTTCTCGATCGTCCAGAGGGTAAGAAAAACTGGGTGGTCGTGGATGAGCAGGGCCAAACTCGAACCCTATCGCCAAAACAGATGTCCTATTGCCTCGATGGGCAATCATACCAGCCCTCAGACTTAGGAACGTTTCAGTCTGAAGTCAGTACCTATCTCGATCCGTCGAGTTTGGAGGTGGCTTGGGAGTTGCTCTCGGAAGATGGAGAATCCGTCGCCCCCCCAGACTTGGCCTTGTTACTCTTTAGTGACTCAACCCCCCCCCAATGTTACGCCGCCCATCGGCTGCTGTCTGAGGACAAAATTTATTTTAAACAGAAGGGCGATCGCTACGAACCTCGCCCCGCCACTCAAGTCGCCGAACTGAAGCATCAACTCGAAGCGGAGGCCCAGCGTCAGCAGGCCTGGGACAGCTTCTTAGCACGAGTCCAAGAGGCTCTCACGGGAACCGCCGTCGATTGGGAAGGGGCTGATCGCCCTCACCTAGAGGCATTAGAACGCTACGCCACCCTAGGAGATGAGGCCCCGGGACGAACAGCTGCCCAGGATGTCCTCAGTGCCCTCGACCGCCCTCTCACCCCTCAGGGTGCCTTTGCCGTGCTGGTGGACTTAGGCCTATGGAGTCCCCATGAAAATCTATTTTTGCGGCGCACTCAGATTCCCACGCACTTCTCTAGCAAGGTTCTCGATGTGGCCCAACGCTGTTTAACCAACTGTCCACCGGATACAGAAGCCAACCGCCTAGACTTAACTCACCTTAAGGTCTACACCATTGACGATGCCAGTACCCAAGAAATTGACGACGGCCTGAGTCTCGAATTTGTTGAGGGCGATCGCCAGCGACTCTGGGTTCACATTGCCGATCCCACCCGTTGGCTCACCCCCGGTGATGAACTGGACTTAGAAGCCCGCCGCCGCTGTACCACCGTCTATTTGCCTACGGGGATGACCCCCATGTTACCCCCAGAATTAGCCACCGGCCCCATGAGCCTTAATTCTGGACAAACCTGTTGTGCCCTCAGCTTCAGCATTATCCTCCATGCCGATGGCAGCGTCGAAGAGTTCAGCATCCATCCCAGCCTCGTCAAACCCACCTACCGACTCACCTACGATGATGTCGATGAAATGCTGGAGTTGGGAGTCCAGGCAGAACCGGAACTAATCGCGATTGCCGATTGGGCCAAAACTCGTCACCGCTGGCGACAGTCTCAGGGGTCGATCTTTATCGACATGCCAGAATCAGCTATCAAAGTTAAAGATAACGAAGTCACGATTCAGGTCTTAGATAACTCCGCCTCCCGTCAGTTAGTGGCAGAAATGATGATCTTGGCCGGGGAGGTGGCCGCCCGCTACGCTCAAGAACATAATCTAGCCATTCCCTTCCGGCATCAATCCCAACCGGAACTGCCCCCGGACGAGGAATTAATGCAACTTCCCGCCGGGCCCGTTCGTGCCTGTGCAATTCGTAAATGTATGCCCCGCAGTGAGATGAGCGTTTTCCCCAACCGCCATGCCAGTCTGGGCTTAGATACCTATACTCAAGTCACCTCCCCCATTCGCCGCTATACAGATTTGCTCACTCACTTTCAACTCAAAGCTCATCTACGAGGGGATACTCAGCCCTTCTCTAGTGAGCAAGTTCAGCAGTTGATGATGAGTGTTATGGTGTCTGCCAAAGAAGCGGTGTTGGTGGAACGACAAACCTGTCGCTATTGGGCGATTGAATATCTACGCCGTCATGGTGACGAGACTTGGCAAGCCCTGATGTTACGTTGGATTCGTCCAGATGATAACTTGGGGTCCCTACTCCTCGAAGAGATTGGCATTGAGTTTGTCTGGCGTTTCCCCCGGCCAATGGAACTTGGAGAACGGTTTCAGGTTCGGGTCACCCATGCTGACCCACGAGAGGATAATATTCAATTCCAAGAGGTGGTAGCACATCCGGCCCAAGTTTAACGGCACTTAACCGGTTTTTCAGAGACTTTTGTGAAACAGAACGATCCGGTTGCGTCCGTTTTGCTTAGCGCGATAAAGAGCCATATCAGCTTGGTTGATGAGAACGTTGGGCCTAAGTTGATTGTGGGGGATGATGGTGGCAACTCCCAAGCTCATACTGATCAGATTGCCGATGGGCGAGGCGTCATGTTTGATGTTCAGTTGACGAATCTGCCGGCGAACATCTTGGGCAATGTACATGGCCCCAATGGAGTCTGTATCAGGAAGAATAATGGCAATCTCTTCCCCACCGTAGCGGGCGGCTAGGTCGCTGGCCCGTTTGGCGCAGGCATGACAAGCTTGGCAAACTTTTTGCAAACATTCATCGCCGGCCTGGTGACCATAGGTGTCGTTGTAGCGTTTAAAGTAATCAATATCCCCCAAAATCAGGGAAAAAGGCTTTTGGTCTCGGCTTAGCCGTTTCCATTCTCGCTCTAAGGTCATGTCAAAGCGCCGTCGATTCGCAATCCCCGTTAAGCCATCGACACTAGCGAGTTGTTCAAGTTCCTTGTTTGCGAGGGCTAACCGCTCATTTAACTCTTGTACATCCTGATTACGGGCCCGTAATTCCACTTCAATGGCATCAGCGTGTTCGGTGATATTCTCCACCATGATTTCAAGATCGAGTTTTTCACGTTGCAAGACCTCCAGTTCTAGACGTAGCTGGGCAAGTTCTTGACGCAGATGCTCTGGTGATGTTTCCGATTCCACAGTTGCAAAAGGCTACAGGTTAATAGTCACAAGCAGATACTGAGACGCTCTGGTGGTTAAGATTACGCTTAAATCAATGGTTTGCACCCTTTGCCGTCGAGTGAGTCAATCTCAAGATACCGCAAAGCCCTATCCTTTGCTAGAGCCATGCTAAAGACCTGGCCTTGATTCTGAGAGTCAAGCTGAGTTTTTGGTAAACAACTGTAAATGATCCTCTGAAACCCTGACACTCTAGAGCGCGATCGCCCTAACTAGCGCGAAACCTCCACTTTCGGTGTAAAGCTTTATTAAGATTTGTCAACTGAGTTTCCACTAGGGACATACAATAGGTTGGGGTTAAAGACTGACGACGCGATCGCCTGGCTCTGTCGTGCGTCAACCCACAACAATCGTTTCATCCAAACGTTTGCTATACCGTTATCGCTAACGCAGATCCTAGGGAGCGCCCAATGTTAAAAAAGCTTTTGAAATCCAAAAAATCCAGTTATTTCTTAGAAATTGACGATTCATCAGGGCAAAGCAACGGCAAAGCCTCAACTGAGTCTCCCGAACTGGCGAAGACTGAGGCCAAGCCTGTAGCCGCGAAGGCTCAGCCCAAGGCCAAAACACCGGAAGCCCCTAAAGCGAAAAAGGCGGAAGCCCCCAAGGCTCCGGCACCAGCTCCGAGTCAGCCGGCCAAACCCCAGCCAGCTCCTCAGCCAAAACAGCGTAAAGAGTTTGCCACCCGCTATCTGATGTCCGATACCCCGACCCCCCGTCGTCGTCCCGGTGCCAATATGAAGTCATTTCTGGATATGGCTAAAGATCCCGGTCTGCGCCGTTAAGACAGGTCAGACCTCTTGAGGAATTAGAAGTCCCGGGGATATCTCTTTGATGAGATGTCCCCGGGACTCCTCTGTTGAGAGGAGCAAACCCGCCCAAAAAAAAGAAGGGAGAGCCGTAGCCCTCCCCGCCATCAGGGTGCATCTGTACCAGATTTTAGCGGATTTAGAGTGGGGGGTCAAGCCCCTCGCTCAACGAAATCTCTAGAGTCCTCAGAAGGAGGAACTTGTGGTCTTAATTTCCCTTGAGCTTAGGGATGAGTAATTGATTGGCCAGTTTTGGGTCAGCTCGTCCACTCGTGAGTTTCATGATCTGTCCAACAAAAAAGCCTTGAAGCTTTGTTTTCCCAGCTCGGTACTGCTCCACTTTGTCGGGGTTAGCGGCCAGCAGTTGGTCGATGATATTTTCCAATTCTCCCGGATCGGAAATTTGGGTCATGCCCTTTGCTTCCACTAAGGCCTTAGCTGAGCCGCCCGTCTCCAACAACTCCGGCAGAATTTCTTTGGCAATTTTGCCGCTGATCGTCCCTTCCTCAATCAAGCCAATGAGTTCCGCTAGGATGGCCGGAGTTAGGGCAATTTCTGTAATTTTGAGTTTGCCCTCATTGATATAACCGGTGATATCTCCCATCACCCAGTTCGCGGCCAGTTTCGCCGGGGCCCCCGCCGTAACGACGGCCTCGAAATACTCAGCCACATCGCGCTCCTCCGTCAGGACTCGGGTATCATAGGCAGATAAGCCAAGGGTATCCTCGTAATAATGGCGTTTCTGGGCAGGAAGTTGGGGTAACTCAGCTTTCCAAGCCTGCCGTTGCTCCACGGAGACCTCAATAGGACACAAATCAGGTTCCGGGAAGTAGCGGTAGTCACTGGAGCCTTCCTTCACCCGCATACTGATAGTCTGTTGGCTGTTTTCTTCCCAGAGACGAGTTTCCTGGATAATTGGCTCACCAGACTCCAAGCATTCAATCTGACGCTCAATCTCAAAATCGATCGCCTTTTGAATGGCACTAAAGGAGTTCATATTCTTGATTTCCACCTTGGTGCCAAATTCCGCTTGTCCAACAGGACGAATGGAAATATTCACATCACAGCGTAGGGACCCTTCCTGCATATTGCCATCACTGACCCCGAGATAGCGCACAATACGCCGCAACTCCTGGCCGTATTCAGCAGCTTCTTTCCCTGAGCGAATATCCGGCTCCGAAACAATCTCCATCAGGGGAACACCGGCTCGGTTGTAGTCCACCAGGGAATAGGCAGACCCCGAGAGGCGATCGCTCCCCGCGTGAACCAGTTTACCGGCGTCTTCTTCCATATGTAGGCGCGTGATGCCAATGCGCTTGCGATAGGGATTACCGTTATCATCAATCAGTTCAATCTCTAACCAGCCCTGCTCAGCAATGGGCAAGTCATATTGAGAAATTTGATAGTTCTTGGGTAGATCCGGATAGAAATACTGCTTGCGGTCAAACTTGCTATAGGGGGCAATCTGACAGTTGAGTGCCAGACCCGTCTTAACAGAATATTCTAAGACCTTCTCATTCAGAACCGGCAACACCCCCGGTAGTCCCAAACAGATCGGATCGATATGAGTATTCGGCTGGGCACCAAAAGCGGTGGAGGACTGGGAAAAAATCTTAGTCTCGGTGGCAAGCTGACAGTGGGTTTCTAAGCCGATAACAGCTTCATACTGCGTTTTGGTTGGGGCAGCGATGGTCATAGGGGTATCCAGGATTCGGGTACGGGTGAGACGACTGGGTCGTGAGTCCTATTTTAGCGTAGTGATTGGCGACTCAAAAGCCAACTCCTGGCTGCCTAACCTTGACCAACCTCGGACCTGGGGGGGCCGTCTCAAGGGAATCAGATGGAGCAGGCACGTTGACTACCATGGTAGAATTACAGGGGTCGGTAACAACCTGAGACGACTAGGTTCTAGCCCAAGTCTGGCCACCCCGATAGTAAACTCCAACTGTACTTTCCCTTCATGAACGAGATGACTCCCAACCAGATGCGGGAACGCCTGGGCAACATTGATCAGATTCGCGATATCTTGTTTGGCGATCGCTCTCGTGAATATGACCGTCGCTTCAGTCAACTCGAGTCTGAGGTCACGACCCTGCGTCGTCAGATGACAGAACAGATGGAAAGCCTGCGGACGGTCTTTGTCTCTGACTTGAGAACGGCTATTGATGCCGTTGAGAAGAAGCTCCAGTATGTCAATGCCTCCTTAGATGAGGATTCCGAAGATTTCCGCAATCAACTGCGAACGGTGGAAAGTCGACTGTCGAGTAACTTTGTCGTGGCTGAGAAAAGCCTCAAAGCTCAAGTTAGAACCCTAGAGGAAGAACTCTCAGAAACTCGAACGCGCCTTGATGGGGAGCTGGCCCAGTTGCGATCGCAGATCCTAGAAGAACTTCAGCGCAAATCACAACAGCTTGACGGGGAAAAACTCTCCCGCACCGATCTCGCCGACATTCTTTTTGATGTCTGTATGCAGGTTAAGGGAAAAGAGGCCAAAACCCAGGAGGTGCAAGACCTCAACCCCGAACGACTCATTCTCCCCGAGCGCCAGAACGACTATCAAGAACAAACCTATCAGGAAGAGCCGATCCCCGATTCCCAGAATCCTTAATTCCCATGACTGGTTCTGATTCAGACGCTCCCAATTCCCAGGAAAAGACGTTGAGCGACCTAGAAGCCCTCAGCGCCTTGCAGGAACTTCTAGGCGAGTTGATCCAAGGGCCATCGTCTCCACCCGGGGAGTCATCAGCCTCCCCGAGTCAGGAGCCAGTCCCGACTCCTGACTCGGCAGTTCCCGAGTCTCAGCAATCGGAGAATTTGTCTCTCCCGGAAGAATCCCCTCTGCCGCGTCAGATTTCTGGCTCCGCCACCGCTCTGCCGCCCCTCCAAGACCCCCCAAGGGCCGCGATCGCCCCTCCCCAAGCGGCTCCTCAGACCCCTCCTCGGGACCAATGTTCCCCCCCCCATCCTGCCCCAATCTCTCCTCTGACCCCTGTTCCTAACCCAGAACTACGGCAACTACAAGCTCAAGTTGATGACTTGCAGCAGCAATTAGATCGGGCGACGGATTCAATGGGGCCCCTGATGCCTGTCATACAGGAAATTCTCAGTAGTCTATCCCCCGTTGAACTGAGAAATGAGGTCATTCAGGCCCTGGTTCCCGAAATTGACCGGGTGATTCGTCAGCGAGCGCAACAAAACCCCCATGCTATGCAAGAGGCCTTTGCGGAAATCCTACCGGGGGCTATTGAGTCAGAAATTCAGCGCAACCCGAAACAAATTGCTAACGCCATTGGCCCAGAAATGGGGGCAGCGATTCATCGGCAGATTCAACTAGACCGCAGTGCGATTCGCGATGCCCTAGCCCCAGAAATTGGGAGCTTTATCAAGGCGCAAATTGAACTGGAACGGGACTCTATGGTGGACGCCCTTTATCCCGTTATCGGCAACACCATCGCCAAGTACATGGCGGAGGCGGTGCGGGATATTAATCGCAAGGTCGAGAATACTCTCAGTTTTGAAGGAATACGCCGCAAGGTTCGGGCACGATTACAGGGGGTATCGGAAGCGGAGTTGATTTTGCGGGAGTCCTTCCCCTTCCAGGTCCGGGCCGCCTTTTTGATTCATAAATATTCTGGTTTGGTGATTTGTGAAGCGCAACTGTCTGAGTCAGAACGGCTAGAGTCAGACATGATTGGGGGGATGCTGACGGCAATTCGCAGTTTTGCCGCTGACTGTATTGTCAGCCCGACAGGTACGTCTGAATTGCAAGAAATTGAGTATGAAACCTTCAACTTGGTGATGGAGGTGGCGGGCTACTGTTATATTGCCGTGGTGGCAGAAGGGGAAATGCCCAAATCCTTTGTCAACAATCTTCGCAATACCCTGGGCTATATTGTGCAGAAATCCGGGGAGACCATTGAAAAGTATGAGGGAGACCCTGAGACCATTCCTCCCCTTGTGGAAAATCGCTTACAGATGCTGGTAGAATCAGCCAATTTCCGGGAAACGGAGGAACAGCAGCGCAATCGACCGCCGATTTTGTTGGGAATTTTGGGGCTGGTGTTACTCGGTTTGGGGGTTTGGGGCGGTTTTCGGATCTGGCAAGGACGGGTTTTGGCTCAGGCGCGGCACGTCTTGCGATCGCAGCCAGCCTTGGCCGTCTATCGTCTCGATGCTGATATGAGCTGGCGCACGTTAGTTTTATCCGGGGAAGTCCCCAGTGAAAGTTTGCGATCGCAAGCAGAAGAGGCGATTCAGCAAGTTTTACCGGAACGCCCCCTAGATAATCGCATTTTAGCGGTGC harbors:
- a CDS encoding diguanylate cyclase: MESETSPEHLRQELAQLRLELEVLQREKLDLEIMVENITEHADAIEVELRARNQDVQELNERLALANKELEQLASVDGLTGIANRRRFDMTLEREWKRLSRDQKPFSLILGDIDYFKRYNDTYGHQAGDECLQKVCQACHACAKRASDLAARYGGEEIAIILPDTDSIGAMYIAQDVRRQIRQLNIKHDASPIGNLISMSLGVATIIPHNQLRPNVLINQADMALYRAKQNGRNRIVLFHKSL
- the gatB gene encoding Asp-tRNA(Asn)/Glu-tRNA(Gln) amidotransferase subunit GatB — protein: MTIAAPTKTQYEAVIGLETHCQLATETKIFSQSSTAFGAQPNTHIDPICLGLPGVLPVLNEKVLEYSVKTGLALNCQIAPYSKFDRKQYFYPDLPKNYQISQYDLPIAEQGWLEIELIDDNGNPYRKRIGITRLHMEEDAGKLVHAGSDRLSGSAYSLVDYNRAGVPLMEIVSEPDIRSGKEAAEYGQELRRIVRYLGVSDGNMQEGSLRCDVNISIRPVGQAEFGTKVEIKNMNSFSAIQKAIDFEIERQIECLESGEPIIQETRLWEENSQQTISMRVKEGSSDYRYFPEPDLCPIEVSVEQRQAWKAELPQLPAQKRHYYEDTLGLSAYDTRVLTEERDVAEYFEAVVTAGAPAKLAANWVMGDITGYINEGKLKITEIALTPAILAELIGLIEEGTISGKIAKEILPELLETGGSAKALVEAKGMTQISDPGELENIIDQLLAANPDKVEQYRAGKTKLQGFFVGQIMKLTSGRADPKLANQLLIPKLKGN
- a CDS encoding ribonuclease catalytic domain-containing protein — its product is MEKGNLIEFRLQGERRLAVLDRPEGKKNWVVVDEQGQTRTLSPKQMSYCLDGQSYQPSDLGTFQSEVSTYLDPSSLEVAWELLSEDGESVAPPDLALLLFSDSTPPQCYAAHRLLSEDKIYFKQKGDRYEPRPATQVAELKHQLEAEAQRQQAWDSFLARVQEALTGTAVDWEGADRPHLEALERYATLGDEAPGRTAAQDVLSALDRPLTPQGAFAVLVDLGLWSPHENLFLRRTQIPTHFSSKVLDVAQRCLTNCPPDTEANRLDLTHLKVYTIDDASTQEIDDGLSLEFVEGDRQRLWVHIADPTRWLTPGDELDLEARRRCTTVYLPTGMTPMLPPELATGPMSLNSGQTCCALSFSIILHADGSVEEFSIHPSLVKPTYRLTYDDVDEMLELGVQAEPELIAIADWAKTRHRWRQSQGSIFIDMPESAIKVKDNEVTIQVLDNSASRQLVAEMMILAGEVAARYAQEHNLAIPFRHQSQPELPPDEELMQLPAGPVRACAIRKCMPRSEMSVFPNRHASLGLDTYTQVTSPIRRYTDLLTHFQLKAHLRGDTQPFSSEQVQQLMMSVMVSAKEAVLVERQTCRYWAIEYLRRHGDETWQALMLRWIRPDDNLGSLLLEEIGIEFVWRFPRPMELGERFQVRVTHADPREDNIQFQEVVAHPAQV
- the rpsR gene encoding 30S ribosomal protein S18, which gives rise to MAGFYRRRISPIKPGDPIDYKDVELLRKFITERGKILPRRITGLTSRQQRDLTKAIKRARILALLPFLNREG
- a CDS encoding OmpA family protein; this encodes MTGSDSDAPNSQEKTLSDLEALSALQELLGELIQGPSSPPGESSASPSQEPVPTPDSAVPESQQSENLSLPEESPLPRQISGSATALPPLQDPPRAAIAPPQAAPQTPPRDQCSPPHPAPISPLTPVPNPELRQLQAQVDDLQQQLDRATDSMGPLMPVIQEILSSLSPVELRNEVIQALVPEIDRVIRQRAQQNPHAMQEAFAEILPGAIESEIQRNPKQIANAIGPEMGAAIHRQIQLDRSAIRDALAPEIGSFIKAQIELERDSMVDALYPVIGNTIAKYMAEAVRDINRKVENTLSFEGIRRKVRARLQGVSEAELILRESFPFQVRAAFLIHKYSGLVICEAQLSESERLESDMIGGMLTAIRSFAADCIVSPTGTSELQEIEYETFNLVMEVAGYCYIAVVAEGEMPKSFVNNLRNTLGYIVQKSGETIEKYEGDPETIPPLVENRLQMLVESANFRETEEQQRNRPPILLGILGLVLLGLGVWGGFRIWQGRVLAQARHVLRSQPALAVYRLDADMSWRTLVLSGEVPSESLRSQAEEAIQQVLPERPLDNRILAVQVPPTTELTAAEFERTLAALNTLEEVSLEGEIQGGEVRIWGELPNQDRAHQVTRVFEGIPGVTTVTHTAGRRRSPLEERIYFDSGATAVTEPEQRQVLEALAEVLLESPEMRLRLVGHTDSIGSPIINQKIALDRAQVVRDVLVERGVSPDRLEVEGSIAPPPDLEEPIDDALSRTVRWEVL